In Oryza brachyantha chromosome 1, ObraRS2, whole genome shotgun sequence, the following are encoded in one genomic region:
- the LOC102719170 gene encoding probable methyltransferase PMT19: MPISATETAAAVVKPMPRALSLAGAAVAAATTSLILISVVVSRAHHSASSSSSSSSSPPPSSSASTAAPLQPAPTPSPIPEHLHHPPPPPVPPCPPNATQAVPCHDDEDHSGERHCPPRPPHPPAPHPPEDPPPHPPHPPDHPPPPPPCRVPPPPGYRQPLAWPARRDRAWYANVELPPLTSAKLGGRLDPVHERGDWLVFPKRVGNYVEQLESMVPLRGGEVRTALDVGSGVASFGDYLLNYGILTMSIDRRNRHKAQVQLALERGLPAMIAALGVQRLPYPTRSFDMVHCAGCFVPGNSHDELCMLEIDRLLRPGGYWVLSMPPISWKTPYDDLSPTAKDMQGEQSALEDIAKKLCWSKVSENGTTVVWRKPINHIQCEQDGEILRSPPFCTGEDADNAWYVNISMCLTRLPRVELAGGAVEKWPQRLTAVPPRIANGETKGMPIQTYKLDSLNWNKRVDFYQTYLNLSHGSYRNIMDMNAGFGGFAAAMSAYPVWVMNVVPANLTNNTLGIIYERGLIGTYMDWCESFSTYPRTYDVIHANGVFSLYMDKCGIPYILLEMDRILRPGGAAIIRDTPDVVHKVKDAADRLHWHSQIVDTENGALDPEKLLIVDNSLPFPDHPS, from the exons ATGCCGATCTccgcgacggagacggcggccgccgtcgtcaagccgatGCCGCGGGCGCTCTCGCTCGCGggggcggccgtggcggcggccaccACGTCGCTGATCCTCAtctccgtcgtcgtctcccGCGCCCACCACTCTGCTtcctcgtcgtcatcgtcgtcgtcgtcgcctccaccgTCCAGTAGCGCGTCCACCGCGGCGCCGCTTCAGCCGGCTCCCACCCCGTCCCCGATCCCGGAGCACCtccaccacccgccgccgccgcccgtcccGCCGTGCCCGCCCAACGCCACCCAAGCCGTCCCCTgccacgacgacgaggaccACTCCGGGGAGCGCCACTGccccccgcgcccgccgcatcCTCCTGCCCCGCACCCGCCCGAGGACCCGCCGCCTCACCCGCCGCACCCCCCGgaccacccgccgccgccgccaccctgcCGCGTCCCGCCCCCGCCCGGGTACCGCCAGCCCTTGGCGTGGCCCGCGCGGCGCGACCGCGCGTGGTACGCGAATGTGGAGCTCCCGCCGCTGACCTCGGCCAAGCTCGGGGGCCGCCTCGACCCCGTGCACGAGCGCGGCGACTGGCTGGTGTTCCCCAAGCGGGTGGGGAATTACGTCGAGCAGCTGGAGAGCATGGTTCcgctccgcggcggcgaggtccgaACGGCTCTCGACGTAGGATCTGGG GTTGCGAGCTTTGGAGACTACCTGTTGAACTATGGGATACTGACCATGTCTATTGATCGAAGAAATAGACACAAAGCACAAGTGCAGCTGGCCTTGGAGCGTGGACTGCCAGCGATGATCGCAGCGCTCGGTGTTCAAAGGCTGCCTTATCCGACGAGATCATTCGATATGGTGCACTGCGCAGGCTGCTTTGTTCCAGGGAATTCTCATG ATGAACTCTGTATGCTGGAAATTGACCGTCTTCTCCGACCTGGTGGCTATTGGGTATTATCGATGCCGCCAATCAGCTGGAAAACACCGTATGATGATTTGAGCCCTACAGCCAAGGATATGCAAGGTGAACAATCGGCTTTGGAGGATATAGCGAAAAAACTTTGTTGGTCGAAGGTTTCAGAGAACGGTACAACTGTGGTTTGGAGAAAGCCTATAAATCATATTCAATGCGAGCAAGATGGTGAGATCTTGAGGTCACCACCATTCTGTACAGGAGAAGACGCAGATAATGCTTG GTATGTAAATATTTCGATGTGTCTAACTCGTCTTCCAAGAGTTGAACTTGCTGGTGGTGCTGTGGAGAAATGGCCTCAAAGACTCACCGCAGTACCACCAAGGATAGCCAATGGGGAAACAAAGGGGATGCCTATACAGACATACAAACTTGACAGTTTGAATTGGAATAAAAGAGTTGATTTCTAccaaacatatttaaatttatctcatGGGAGTTACAGAAATATCATGGACATGAATGCTGGCTTTGGTGGTTTCGCTGCAGCTATGTCCGCATATCCTGTCTGGGTTATGAATGTAGTTCCTGCAAATCTGACAAACAATACTCTTGGTATCATCTATGAGCGTGGCTTGATAGGGACGTACATGGACTG GTGTGAGTCTTTCTCTACCTACCCACGTACATATGATGTGATACATGCTAATGGAGTATTCAGCTTGTATATGGACAA GTGTGGCATTCCTTACATCCTGCTTGAGATGGATCGCATCCTCCGGCCTGGAGGCGCTGCAATAATTCGGGACACACCTGATGTGGTCCATAAAGTAAAGGATGCTGCAGACAGGCTACATTGGCACAGCCAGATCGTTGACACTGAGAATGGGGCCTTGGATCCTGAGAAGCTTCTCATCGTGGACAATTCTCTGCCATTCCCAGATCACCCTTCATGA